A window of the Polaribacter sp. HaHaR_3_91 genome harbors these coding sequences:
- a CDS encoding TlpA disulfide reductase family protein has translation MKKQLFIIGMAVLAFSCKQDPAIDYALISGKLLNKTDNQVLLSGVNDRSFRKKIEISSDGTFKDTIRGLKGLYQINYNKKRTQIYLESGYDLTINADLEELGKTIEINGKGAVENNFLKARAKKAKELEGAENIYILEQDVFTEKIDTITSSLNQLLENTKEISESFKLAQQKDIKYTYLIKLTNYEFYHGHYAKKRGFKVTPDFLNDLQNVDYNNEEDYANSTAYKTLLGIHYKNKANELGRSENISKDIANLRTFSAIKSETIKNALLNSTIANITRTKNLEEYYTLFMATSTDEKQKKKVEKLYESLKNVQEGKVSPKFENYINYAGGTTSLEDLKGKFVYIDVWATWCGPCTREIPFLKEVEKQYHGKNIEFVSISVDKQKDYEKWRTMVKEKELGGIQLFADNDFKSKFIKDYAINGIPKFILIDPSGNIVDANAPRPSNARLITLFDKHEI, from the coding sequence ATGAAAAAACAACTTTTTATTATCGGAATGGCTGTATTAGCCTTTTCTTGCAAGCAAGACCCTGCTATAGATTATGCTCTTATCTCTGGTAAATTATTAAATAAGACTGATAACCAAGTATTATTGTCAGGTGTTAATGATCGCTCATTTAGAAAAAAAATAGAAATATCTAGTGATGGTACATTTAAAGATACCATTAGAGGATTAAAAGGATTGTATCAAATAAATTACAATAAAAAGCGAACCCAAATATATCTAGAAAGTGGCTACGATTTAACTATTAATGCAGATTTAGAAGAATTGGGTAAAACCATTGAAATAAATGGCAAAGGTGCTGTAGAAAACAACTTTCTTAAAGCTAGAGCTAAAAAAGCTAAAGAACTAGAAGGTGCCGAAAATATCTACATTTTAGAACAAGATGTATTTACAGAAAAAATAGATACAATCACTTCTTCTCTAAATCAATTATTAGAAAACACAAAAGAGATTTCAGAAAGCTTTAAACTAGCACAACAAAAAGATATAAAATACACTTACCTTATTAAGCTAACAAACTATGAATTTTACCATGGACATTATGCTAAAAAAAGAGGCTTTAAAGTTACTCCAGATTTTTTAAATGATTTGCAAAATGTTGATTACAATAATGAAGAAGATTATGCTAATTCTACAGCTTATAAAACTTTATTAGGAATACATTATAAAAATAAAGCTAATGAATTGGGAAGATCTGAAAACATTAGTAAAGATATTGCTAATTTAAGAACGTTTTCAGCAATTAAAAGCGAAACGATAAAAAATGCATTATTAAACTCAACTATAGCTAATATTACTAGAACAAAAAACCTTGAAGAATATTACACGCTCTTTATGGCTACTTCTACAGATGAAAAACAAAAGAAAAAAGTAGAAAAACTATATGAAAGTTTAAAGAATGTTCAAGAAGGGAAAGTATCTCCTAAATTTGAAAACTATATTAATTATGCTGGAGGAACGACGTCTTTAGAAGATTTAAAAGGTAAATTTGTTTATATAGATGTTTGGGCAACATGGTGCGGACCTTGTACAAGAGAAATTCCTTTTTTAAAGGAAGTTGAAAAACAATATCATGGAAAAAATATAGAATTTGTAAGTATTTCAGTAGACAAACAAAAAGACTATGAGAAATGGAGAACGATGGTCAAAGAAAAAGAACTTGGAGGTATTCAATTATTTGCGGACAACGATTTTAAATCCAAGTTTATTAAGGATTATGCAATTAATGGTATTCCTAAATTTATTTTAATAGATCCTTCAGGAAACATCGTTGATGCTAATGCCCCAAGACCATCAAACGCAAGGTTAATCACATTGTTTGACAAACATGAGATTTAG
- a CDS encoding pitrilysin family protein, whose product MKYFLSVLIMLSTGFLAISQTIDLNQPLAVDNSIKKGVLPNGLTYYIKSTDVVKDAASYYIIQNVGSVLENDDQQGLAHFLEHMAFNGTRNFPGKSMLNTLQAHGAVFGKDINAYTSFDETVYNMNNIPTKDGLVDTCLTVLSDWSNFLLLTDEEIDAERGVIKEEWRTRQNGQMRLFSKSLPITFNHSKYADRLPIGLMSIIEGFDYKMLRDFYHDWYRTDLQAIAVIGNFDAETIEQKIIEKFSKIPAVENPRERFVVDIPESKGLMYSLGMDPEISTAKISFGIRHKKSLKTETVADLKRSILESMSVSMLNARIYEQAQKPEVTFLGAGMGYGGLSRTFNSLSIGVSPKPNKQKEAFYEVLTEVERAVKFGFTQSEINRGIVKYKTAYENRIAKKESVSHKNIIKAIQNNYLKNETISDIENEYEVVLQIFKNLTKEELHTTIKNLYAKNNRYLNVTGVEGQDNLTKGEALNILNSVKKDETIEPYQEAMGGKTLVSGINFESGEIVETVVNKDLNSTTYMLNNNIKVHYKFVDKEKDKVALKAFSYGGTSLLPIEDLPSGNFVKSLIQKSGLGDFSATDLRKVLAGKTANVSIGLGAINESVSGESNTKDVETMLQMVYLYFVKPRFEEPAFKVLKNSLDNYLIRKSNSVGDKMKDSLTVAIYGENNPKARLFDKTYISEIKFDKIKSIYESRFHDASDFEFFIVGDLKAEQLKPLLEKYVAGIPTYNTKETYKDNRPEWISNKINDDIYLAMEDPKATVNIIYKKEVPYAINSAIYANVLGDILQLRVTESIRESEGGAYSPRANAYLSREPKSELSVSFKFDCNPELADKLVDIVNAELQNIVAGNVREEDLNKTRTNFLKERLQSKDKNGYDMSLLTNFYRFNLNLNDPKNFEDIVNKMSIKDIQDIASQVLQDGKSYHVVFKPKE is encoded by the coding sequence ATGAAATATTTTCTTTCAGTATTAATAATGCTATCAACTGGTTTTTTAGCCATTAGCCAAACCATTGATTTAAATCAACCTTTAGCCGTCGATAACAGTATCAAAAAAGGTGTTTTACCAAATGGATTAACTTATTACATTAAGAGTACAGATGTTGTAAAAGATGCTGCGAGCTATTACATCATTCAAAATGTAGGTTCTGTTTTAGAGAACGATGATCAACAAGGATTAGCTCACTTTTTAGAGCATATGGCCTTTAATGGTACTCGTAATTTTCCAGGAAAAAGTATGTTAAATACACTGCAGGCACATGGAGCTGTTTTTGGAAAAGACATAAATGCATATACTTCATTTGATGAAACTGTGTATAATATGAATAACATTCCAACCAAAGATGGTTTGGTAGATACTTGTTTAACGGTGTTAAGCGATTGGTCTAATTTCTTATTATTAACCGATGAAGAAATAGATGCAGAACGTGGTGTAATAAAAGAAGAATGGAGAACTAGACAGAATGGGCAAATGCGTTTGTTTAGTAAATCTTTACCTATTACATTTAATCACTCCAAATATGCGGATAGACTTCCTATTGGCCTGATGTCTATTATTGAAGGTTTTGATTATAAAATGCTTCGCGATTTTTATCACGATTGGTACAGAACAGATTTACAAGCTATAGCTGTAATTGGTAATTTTGATGCTGAAACAATCGAACAAAAAATTATTGAAAAGTTTTCAAAAATTCCAGCTGTTGAAAATCCTAGAGAACGCTTTGTGGTTGATATTCCAGAAAGTAAGGGCCTGATGTACAGTTTAGGTATGGATCCAGAAATTTCTACAGCAAAAATCTCATTTGGAATACGTCACAAAAAATCTTTAAAAACTGAAACTGTAGCGGATTTAAAACGTTCAATTTTAGAGTCTATGTCAGTGAGTATGCTAAATGCTAGAATTTATGAACAAGCACAAAAACCAGAAGTAACTTTCTTAGGCGCTGGGATGGGGTATGGTGGACTTTCTAGAACATTTAACAGCTTAAGTATAGGTGTGTCTCCAAAACCAAATAAGCAAAAAGAAGCGTTTTATGAAGTGTTAACAGAAGTTGAAAGAGCTGTTAAATTTGGTTTTACTCAATCTGAAATAAACAGAGGCATTGTTAAATACAAAACAGCATATGAAAACAGAATAGCAAAGAAGGAAAGTGTTAGTCACAAAAATATCATTAAAGCTATTCAGAACAACTATCTTAAAAATGAAACAATTTCAGATATAGAAAATGAGTATGAAGTTGTATTGCAGATTTTTAAGAATCTAACGAAGGAAGAGTTACATACTACAATTAAAAATCTGTATGCTAAAAATAACAGATATTTAAATGTTACAGGAGTAGAGGGGCAAGATAATTTAACTAAAGGCGAAGCTTTAAATATTCTTAATTCGGTTAAAAAAGATGAAACTATTGAACCATATCAGGAAGCAATGGGTGGTAAAACCTTAGTGTCAGGTATTAATTTTGAGTCTGGTGAAATTGTAGAAACAGTTGTAAATAAAGACCTGAATTCAACAACTTATATGTTGAATAATAACATTAAAGTACATTATAAATTTGTTGATAAAGAAAAAGATAAGGTTGCTTTAAAAGCTTTCAGTTATGGAGGAACATCTTTGTTGCCTATAGAAGATTTACCTTCAGGGAATTTCGTAAAGAGCTTAATTCAAAAGTCGGGATTAGGAGATTTTAGCGCAACCGATTTAAGAAAAGTGTTAGCCGGAAAAACAGCCAATGTAAGCATCGGTTTAGGCGCAATTAACGAAAGTGTTTCAGGGGAATCAAATACAAAAGATGTAGAAACCATGTTGCAAATGGTGTATTTATATTTTGTAAAACCCCGATTTGAAGAGCCAGCTTTTAAAGTGCTTAAAAATAGCTTAGATAACTACCTTATTAGAAAATCTAATAGTGTTGGAGATAAAATGAAGGATAGCTTGACAGTGGCTATTTATGGCGAAAATAATCCTAAAGCACGCCTTTTTGATAAAACATATATTTCTGAAATTAAATTTGATAAAATAAAATCAATTTATGAATCACGATTTCATGATGCTTCAGATTTTGAATTTTTTATTGTAGGCGATTTGAAAGCAGAACAATTAAAGCCATTATTAGAAAAATACGTTGCTGGTATTCCTACATATAATACCAAAGAAACTTATAAGGATAACAGGCCGGAATGGATTTCAAATAAAATTAATGATGATATTTATTTAGCTATGGAAGATCCAAAAGCGACAGTAAATATAATCTATAAAAAGGAAGTGCCATACGCTATTAATAGTGCTATTTATGCTAATGTCTTGGGCGATATTCTTCAGTTAAGAGTAACAGAAAGTATTAGAGAGTCCGAAGGAGGCGCATATAGTCCTAGAGCAAATGCATACTTATCAAGAGAGCCAAAATCTGAATTAAGTGTGTCTTTTAAATTTGATTGTAATCCTGAATTGGCCGACAAATTAGTCGATATCGTAAATGCTGAACTACAAAATATAGTAGCAGGAAATGTAAGGGAAGAGGATTTAAATAAAACAAGAACAAATTTTTTAAAGGAACGCTTGCAATCAAAAGATAAAAATGGTTACGATATGAGTTTATTAACCAATTTTTATCGTTTTAACTTAAACTTAAATGATCCCAAGAATTTTGAAGATATTGTAAACAAGATGTCAATTAAGGATATTCAAGATATCGCAAGTCAAGTTCTACAAGATGGAAAATCCTATCATGTCGTTTTTAAGCCAAAGGAATAA
- a CDS encoding SusC/RagA family TonB-linked outer membrane protein has product MMRTLIFTCCFTVFSLSPGDLLSQDINITINTDKIVSVDEVFKLISDQTDYNFIYSEDCFEQISKVYLKKGKVKVSKLLEDCMTSNNLSFMISEQHTIIIKQAISEKQQNIIVSGFVTDEQGVPLVGVTVKVKNKNLGTSTDFDGNYRIAVSTGNILVFTSLGYIKQEITVGSKNKINVALKEATNELNEVVINAGYYKTSRKLATGNIGTVKAKDIGQQPTTDPIEGLKGKIAGLQITQNDGLPGAAATVRIRGINSLNSSANLPMYILNGVPIPSSNVGSLGGVAISPLEYLNPADIESIDVLKDADATSIYGSRGANGIILITTKQGQAGETRVVAEYSHGFLKMPNLNRIDLMNTEEYLAMRRQTAENEGIWPIEESDLSNNVDLINWDPTRDVNWREELLGDIGIQRTARLAVSGGSETTSYLFSFNLSDQTNIYNYDDSSHKQASSSLSLNHRSINDKFNVAFTSRYSITANNQNTAASSEYFRSAFTLAPNAPELLDANGNINYEGQEDDLYFQNPLAALENSLERVSRNYTGSAIVSYKNLIPNLEAKVILGYSNTLVNYIELNPLSGLNPRDQVANAAVYGRNSETMSTTNSWNVEPELAYTKSFGDHHFIMQVGAAFQSVTSKRIGVLGYGYTSDLLLSDIRAAPEQQITSNSISQYKYNALYTRLNYNYKSKYLLNLTGRRDGSSRFGPNKKFGNFGAVGASWVFSSEDFVKDNLSFLSLGKFRGSYGITGNDQIGDYQYLSTYSKSNLIGYNDILGITPSRAENPFYSWEENTKLELALDLALFNNRVNLETVWYKNHSSNQLIGLPLSRVTGFVTQQFNLPALVENRGVELTLNTTNISNTNFTWNTSFNISFEKNELKKFFDIESFPAFDNLYVVGESLYGRKQYNGTGVDPETGIYLITDVNEDGRVNVLDRQFFVDLMPDFYGGFGNNFTYKNWQLDISMSFKQTKGFDFLSSFRRPGAYEGGHGNLPVDFLDAWANPGDIAKIQQLNNSSTTYTSPLALDSSTGRHVVDKSFIKLQNVSLTYNIPKTVLDRLKFKAAKLYVRGQNLGTLTSYEGIDPETGGLGLPALLTIITGIQLTL; this is encoded by the coding sequence ATGATGAGAACACTAATCTTTACTTGTTGTTTTACAGTATTCAGTTTGTCTCCAGGAGATTTGTTGTCTCAGGATATCAACATTACTATTAATACAGATAAAATTGTTTCTGTTGATGAAGTTTTTAAGTTGATAAGTGATCAAACTGATTACAATTTTATTTATTCTGAAGATTGCTTTGAGCAAATCTCAAAAGTATATCTGAAAAAAGGAAAAGTTAAGGTATCCAAACTTTTAGAAGATTGTATGACTTCAAACAATCTGAGTTTTATGATATCTGAGCAACACACTATTATAATTAAACAAGCCATTTCCGAAAAACAGCAAAACATTATTGTTTCTGGTTTTGTTACCGATGAGCAAGGTGTTCCTCTTGTTGGTGTCACTGTAAAGGTGAAAAATAAAAACCTTGGTACTTCTACCGATTTTGACGGGAACTATAGAATAGCTGTAAGTACAGGAAATATATTAGTTTTTACTTCTTTAGGATACATTAAACAAGAAATTACTGTTGGATCTAAAAACAAAATCAATGTAGCTTTAAAAGAAGCTACAAATGAATTAAATGAGGTAGTAATAAACGCAGGATACTATAAAACCTCTAGAAAATTAGCTACAGGTAATATTGGTACTGTAAAAGCTAAAGATATTGGTCAACAACCTACAACAGACCCTATAGAAGGTTTAAAAGGTAAAATTGCTGGTTTACAAATTACACAAAATGATGGTTTACCTGGAGCAGCTGCTACAGTAAGAATTAGAGGTATTAACAGTTTAAATTCAAGTGCTAACTTACCAATGTACATTTTAAACGGTGTACCTATTCCATCTTCAAATGTTGGTAGTTTAGGTGGTGTTGCAATAAGCCCTTTAGAATATTTAAATCCTGCTGATATAGAAAGTATTGATGTATTAAAAGATGCTGATGCTACGTCTATTTACGGATCTCGTGGAGCCAATGGTATTATTTTAATTACAACTAAACAAGGGCAAGCAGGTGAAACAAGAGTTGTTGCAGAATATTCTCATGGATTTTTAAAAATGCCAAATTTAAATCGCATAGATTTAATGAATACAGAAGAGTATTTAGCAATGCGTAGGCAAACTGCTGAGAACGAGGGTATTTGGCCTATAGAGGAATCTGATCTAAGTAATAATGTAGATTTAATTAATTGGGATCCAACTAGAGATGTAAATTGGAGAGAAGAACTATTAGGAGATATAGGGATACAAAGAACAGCTCGTTTAGCTGTTTCAGGTGGGTCAGAAACGACTAGTTATTTATTCTCTTTCAATTTATCTGACCAAACTAATATTTATAATTATGATGATTCTTCGCATAAACAAGCCTCGTCTTCGCTTAGTTTAAATCACCGATCTATAAACGATAAGTTTAATGTTGCTTTTACTTCTAGATATTCAATTACGGCAAATAATCAAAATACAGCAGCTTCTTCTGAATATTTTAGATCTGCATTTACTTTAGCGCCTAACGCACCAGAGTTGTTAGATGCAAACGGAAATATTAATTACGAAGGTCAAGAAGATGATTTGTACTTTCAAAATCCTTTAGCTGCCTTAGAAAACTCTTTAGAAAGAGTTAGTCGTAATTATACAGGAAGTGCTATTGTGTCATATAAAAATTTGATTCCTAATCTTGAAGCAAAGGTGATATTGGGGTATTCAAACACCTTAGTTAATTATATTGAATTAAATCCATTATCTGGTTTAAACCCAAGAGATCAAGTTGCAAATGCCGCTGTTTATGGTAGAAATTCAGAAACCATGTCTACAACCAATAGTTGGAATGTTGAGCCTGAATTAGCGTATACTAAAAGTTTTGGAGATCATCATTTCATAATGCAAGTAGGTGCGGCTTTTCAAAGCGTTACCTCAAAAAGAATAGGCGTATTAGGTTATGGGTATACTTCTGATTTATTGCTAAGTGATATAAGAGCTGCTCCAGAACAACAAATAACAAGCAACAGTATTTCTCAATATAAATACAATGCCTTGTATACAAGACTTAATTATAATTACAAGTCTAAGTATTTACTAAATTTAACTGGACGTAGAGATGGTTCTTCTCGTTTTGGACCTAATAAAAAGTTTGGAAATTTTGGAGCAGTAGGTGCTTCATGGGTGTTTTCTAGTGAAGATTTTGTAAAAGATAATTTATCATTTTTAAGTCTTGGTAAATTTAGAGGAAGTTACGGTATTACTGGGAATGATCAAATAGGTGATTATCAATATCTTTCTACCTATTCAAAATCAAATCTTATTGGATATAATGATATTCTTGGTATCACCCCTTCAAGAGCCGAAAATCCTTTTTATTCATGGGAAGAAAACACCAAATTAGAATTGGCTTTGGATTTAGCACTGTTTAATAATCGCGTAAATTTAGAAACGGTTTGGTATAAAAATCACTCGTCTAATCAATTAATAGGACTTCCATTGTCTAGAGTTACTGGTTTTGTAACACAGCAATTTAATTTACCTGCTTTGGTAGAGAACAGAGGGGTAGAGCTTACTTTAAATACAACTAATATTAGCAACACTAATTTTACTTGGAATACGTCATTCAATATTTCTTTTGAAAAAAATGAATTAAAAAAATTCTTTGATATAGAAAGTTTTCCTGCTTTTGACAACCTTTATGTAGTAGGAGAATCTTTATATGGTCGTAAACAATATAATGGTACAGGAGTTGATCCTGAAACCGGAATCTACTTGATTACAGATGTGAATGAAGATGGAAGAGTTAATGTACTTGATAGACAGTTTTTTGTAGATTTAATGCCTGATTTTTACGGTGGATTTGGAAATAATTTCACCTATAAAAATTGGCAATTAGATATCTCTATGAGCTTTAAACAAACAAAAGGGTTTGATTTTTTAAGCAGTTTTAGGAGACCTGGAGCTTATGAGGGAGGACATGGGAATTTACCTGTCGACTTCTTAGATGCTTGGGCAAACCCAGGTGATATTGCTAAAATTCAGCAATTGAATAACAGTAGTACTACATATACTAGTCCATTAGCTCTAGATAGTAGTACAGGAAGACATGTTGTAGACAAGTCGTTTATAAAATTACAGAATGTATCATTAACTTATAATATTCCTAAAACAGTACTAGACCGTTTAAAATTTAAGGCTGCTAAACTTTATGTGCGCGGACAAAACTTAGGAACGCTTACTTCATATGAAGGAATAGACCCAGAAACAGGAGGTTTAGGATTACCAGCATTACTTACAATTATAACAGGAATTCAATTAACACTTTAA
- a CDS encoding RagB/SusD family nutrient uptake outer membrane protein, translating to MKLINIKIKKLKVASAVLIIACLSSLFVSCEKFVEIDAPQGELSSDNVFLYEETTESAIIGLYQLLGYSYNGTFTEARIEQYTGISGDEITTNHRNTDVGAIGDNNIEIDNLIVFNDLWTDSYNKLILVNPIIEGLGDNNVLSEDFRNQVLGEALFFRAFFHFHLVNIFGDIPYANTSVIATLNTLSRMPTTEVYEHIIADLKEAQSLMADNYDHADGKRNRANKSAATALLARAYLYTEDWANAEIEATKVIENPTYILEPNLDDVFLKPTRESILQISINETRNQNGYAQTFVIGRFGSPFGGGSWSAYELTDQLFNSFETGDARFDHWVGIEDNSRGIFHYAHKYKKNSFFNRDAPVEELVFLRFAELFLIRAEARAQLEDISGSQEDVNMIRNRAGLENTTANTKATLLDAIAHERRIELMVEGGHRWYDLKRTGKVDAVVAPLKSMWEPTDVLFPIPIQEILNNTNLTQNPGY from the coding sequence ATGAAACTTATAAACATAAAAATTAAAAAATTGAAGGTAGCTTCTGCAGTTTTAATTATTGCTTGTTTAAGCAGCTTATTTGTAAGCTGTGAAAAATTTGTAGAAATAGATGCTCCCCAAGGAGAACTGAGTTCAGATAATGTATTTTTATATGAAGAAACAACTGAATCAGCGATAATAGGCTTGTATCAGCTACTTGGATATAGTTATAATGGTACCTTTACTGAGGCAAGAATTGAGCAATATACCGGTATATCTGGAGATGAGATAACTACCAACCATAGAAATACTGATGTAGGTGCGATTGGAGATAACAATATTGAGATAGATAATCTGATTGTGTTCAATGATTTATGGACGGATTCTTACAATAAATTAATCTTGGTAAATCCAATTATAGAAGGATTAGGAGATAATAATGTGCTTTCTGAAGATTTCAGAAATCAAGTTTTAGGTGAAGCCTTATTTTTTAGAGCCTTTTTCCATTTTCATTTAGTAAATATATTTGGAGATATACCGTATGCTAATACTAGTGTTATAGCAACATTAAATACGTTAAGCAGAATGCCTACAACAGAGGTATACGAGCATATTATTGCAGACTTAAAAGAAGCACAGTCTTTAATGGCAGATAATTATGATCATGCAGATGGTAAAAGAAATCGCGCAAACAAAAGCGCAGCAACTGCATTGTTGGCCAGGGCTTATTTATATACAGAAGATTGGGCCAATGCAGAAATAGAAGCCACTAAGGTTATCGAAAACCCTACATATATATTAGAGCCTAATTTAGATGATGTATTTTTAAAACCTACAAGAGAATCTATTCTTCAAATATCAATTAATGAAACACGAAACCAGAACGGTTATGCTCAAACCTTTGTAATTGGTAGATTTGGTTCTCCGTTTGGTGGCGGTTCATGGAGCGCATATGAATTAACCGACCAGTTATTTAATTCTTTTGAAACTGGAGATGCACGATTCGATCATTGGGTTGGTATAGAAGATAACTCTAGAGGAATATTTCATTATGCCCATAAATACAAGAAAAATTCATTTTTTAATAGAGATGCACCTGTAGAAGAATTAGTATTTTTAAGATTTGCAGAACTGTTTTTAATTAGAGCTGAAGCAAGAGCTCAATTAGAAGATATTTCTGGCTCTCAAGAGGATGTTAATATGATTCGTAATCGAGCTGGTTTAGAAAATACTACAGCCAACACTAAAGCAACCCTACTTGATGCTATTGCTCATGAAAGACGCATAGAATTAATGGTTGAAGGAGGGCACCGTTGGTACGATTTAAAGCGCACGGGTAAAGTTGATGCTGTTGTTGCGCCTCTTAAGTCAATGTGGGAACCTACAGATGTTTTATTCCCTATACCTATTCAAGAAATATTAAACAACACTAATTTAACTCAAAACCCTGGATATTAA
- a CDS encoding protein-disulfide reductase DsbD, with translation MKNILLAIALLTISFVKGQVLDPVKWITSVEKISETEYNLISTATIEEGWHLYSQTVPEDGPIPTTFVYDDSESGFNIIGNTEEEEGHIVDDPVFGMEIKFFENKATFKQKVEVESEKSNISGFVEFMVCDDARCLAPIEVDLTFQLNRDLVNRIEAVKNDVIDNSMRLEEIQEENKGLFAIFIIAFFSGFAALLTPCVFPMIPMTVSFFTKQSKSKAAGVKNALIYGASIVIIYVLLGILVSAIFGADALNALSTNVWFNIIFFVLLIVFAVSFLGAFEIVLPSSWGTKVDAQADRGGIIGIFFMALALAIVSFSCTGPIVGTLLVEAAAGGSQIGPIVGMLGFSLALAIPFALFAAFPGWLNSLPKSGGWLNTVKVVLGFLELALAFKFLSNADLVLQLHWLEREVFLAIWIAIFGVLAFYLFGKIQLSHDSPLTHISVGRLSLGILSLTFTIYMIPGLWGAPLNLISAFPPSQSYSESPYGVGFSKTGSSQSNTNHSVIPDGAHLMAPHDIMAFKDYDKGLAYAKKVGKPVLLDFTGYACVNCRKMEQNVWPKDRILSILKNEVVLISLYVDDKRPLPVGEEMESKLRPGKKLKYIGQKWSEFQTIKYRANAQPFYVLMNHEEENLTNPTAYTPDVEEYYVWLQKGIKSFEK, from the coding sequence ATGAAAAATATATTATTAGCAATAGCCTTACTTACAATTAGTTTTGTAAAAGGCCAAGTCTTAGATCCCGTAAAATGGATTACTTCAGTAGAAAAAATTTCAGAAACGGAATATAATTTAATTTCCACAGCTACTATAGAAGAAGGTTGGCATTTATATTCTCAAACCGTTCCAGAAGATGGTCCAATACCAACAACTTTCGTTTATGACGATAGTGAGAGTGGGTTTAATATTATAGGAAATACCGAAGAGGAAGAAGGACATATTGTTGATGATCCCGTCTTCGGAATGGAAATTAAATTTTTTGAAAACAAAGCAACGTTTAAGCAAAAAGTTGAAGTGGAATCTGAAAAATCTAACATTTCTGGATTTGTTGAATTTATGGTTTGCGACGATGCCCGCTGTTTAGCTCCAATAGAAGTTGATTTGACGTTTCAATTAAACAGAGATTTAGTAAATAGAATTGAGGCCGTAAAAAATGATGTTATTGATAATAGCATGCGTCTTGAAGAAATTCAGGAAGAAAACAAAGGGCTATTTGCTATTTTTATTATAGCTTTTTTCTCTGGTTTTGCAGCATTGTTAACTCCCTGTGTGTTTCCAATGATTCCTATGACGGTGAGTTTTTTTACCAAGCAAAGTAAAAGTAAGGCTGCAGGTGTTAAAAATGCTCTAATTTATGGTGCATCCATCGTTATTATATATGTACTACTAGGTATTCTTGTTAGTGCTATTTTTGGTGCAGATGCCTTAAATGCCTTATCAACAAATGTGTGGTTTAATATTATTTTCTTCGTATTATTAATCGTTTTTGCTGTATCCTTTTTAGGTGCTTTCGAAATAGTATTACCAAGTAGTTGGGGAACAAAAGTTGATGCGCAAGCTGATAGAGGAGGTATAATAGGTATCTTTTTTATGGCACTTGCCTTAGCTATTGTTTCTTTTTCTTGTACAGGTCCTATTGTAGGTACTTTACTTGTAGAGGCTGCTGCAGGAGGTAGTCAAATAGGTCCTATTGTAGGAATGTTAGGTTTTTCATTAGCCTTAGCAATTCCGTTTGCCTTATTTGCCGCTTTTCCTGGTTGGTTAAATTCATTACCTAAATCTGGTGGATGGTTAAATACTGTTAAAGTTGTATTAGGGTTTTTAGAATTAGCATTGGCATTTAAATTTTTATCAAATGCAGATTTAGTATTGCAATTACATTGGTTAGAACGTGAAGTGTTTTTAGCTATTTGGATTGCTATTTTTGGAGTGTTAGCTTTCTACTTATTTGGTAAAATACAATTATCACATGATTCTCCTTTAACACATATTTCTGTAGGAAGACTTAGTTTAGGAATACTTTCTTTAACATTTACAATTTACATGATCCCTGGATTATGGGGTGCACCATTGAATTTGATTAGTGCATTTCCACCGTCACAAAGTTACAGTGAATCACCTTACGGAGTCGGGTTTTCTAAAACAGGAAGTTCACAAAGTAATACAAATCACTCAGTAATACCCGATGGCGCACATTTAATGGCTCCACATGATATTATGGCTTTTAAGGATTATGATAAAGGGTTGGCGTATGCTAAAAAAGTAGGAAAACCAGTACTCTTAGATTTTACAGGATATGCATGTGTAAATTGCCGTAAGATGGAACAAAATGTTTGGCCAAAAGATAGAATACTTTCAATTTTAAAAAATGAAGTGGTCTTGATTTCTTTATATGTAGATGATAAGAGACCTTTACCTGTAGGAGAAGAAATGGAATCAAAATTAAGACCAGGGAAAAAGTTAAAATATATTGGTCAGAAATGGAGTGAATTTCAAACGATCAAATACCGAGCAAATGCACAACCTTTTTATGTTTTAATGAATCATGAAGAAGAAAATTTAACAAACCCAACAGCTTACACACCAGATGTTGAAGAATATTATGTATGGCTTCAAAAAGGAATTAAAAGTTTTGAAAAATAA